DNA from Micromonospora nigra:
ATGTGGCATCGTGACTGACCTGACCAGGCTCACCGCCGTCGAGATCGCCGCGCTGGTGGCGGCGGGAGAGACCTCCGCCGTGGAGGTCACCCGGGCCCACCTCGACCGGATCGCCGAGGTCGACGACCGGGTGCACGCGTTCCTGCACGTCGACACCGACGGCGCGCTGGCCGCCGCCCGCGCGGTCGACGCCCGCCGCTCCGCCGGCGAGCCGCTCGGCCCCCTGGCCGGCGTGCCGGTGGCCGTGAAGGACGTGCTCACCACGAAGGGCGTGCCGACCACCGTCGGGTCGAGGATCCTGGAGGGCTGGCGCCCACCGTACGACTCGACGATCGTGCGGCGGCTGCGCGAGGCCGGCACGGTGATGCTCGGCAAGACGAACATGGACGAGTTCGCGATGGGCTCCTCCACGGAGTACTCGGCGTACGGGCCGAGCCGTAACCCGTGGGACACCGACCGCATCCCGGGCGGCTCCGGGGGCGGCAGCGCGGCGGCCCTGGCCGCGTACGAGGCCCCGCTGGCCATCGGCTCCGACACGGGCGGCTCGATCCGCCAGCCCGGCGCGGTCACCGGCACGGTCGGCGCGAAGCCCACCTACGGCGGCACCTCCCGCTACGGCCTGGTGGCGTTCTCGTCCTCGCTGGACACTCCCGGCCCGTGTGCCCGGACGGTGCTGGACGCCGCCCTGCTGCACGAGGTGATCGGCGGCCACGACCCGCGTGACTCCACGTCGATCCCGGCTCCGGTGCCGGGCGTGGTGGCCGCCGCGAAGCTCGGCGCGACCGGTGACCTGACGGGCGTTCGGCTCGGCATCGTCACCGAGTTCACCGGTGAGGGCGCCGAGCCGGGCGTCCTGGCCGCGTTCCGCGAGTCGGTGGACGCGCTGGCCAAGCTGGGTGCGGAGATCGTCGAGGTGTCCTGCCCGAACTTCACCTACGCCCTGCCGGCCTACTACCTGATCGCCCCGAGTGAGTGTTCCTCCAACCTGGCCCGGTTCGACGGCGTCCGGTTCGGCCTGCGGGTCGGCGACGACGGCAACCGGTCGCTGGAGGAGGTCATGTCGATGACCCGGGAGGCCGGCTTCGGCCCCGAGGTGAAGCGGCGCATCATGATCGGCACGTACGCGCTGTCGTCGGGTTACTACGACGCCTACTACGGGCAGGCGCAGAAGGTCCGCACGCTGATCACCCGGGACTTCACCGCCGCGTTCGAGCGGGTCGACGCGCTGATCTCGCCGACCACCCCGTCGGTGGCGTTCCCGCTGGGGGCGCGCACCGCCGACCCGTACCAGATGTACCTGGCCGACCTCTACACGATCCCGACGAACCTGTACGGCGGGCCGGGCATCTCGGTGCCGTGCGGGCTGTCCGACGGGCTCCCGGTCGGCCTGCAGGTCATGGCCCCGACGATGGCCGACGACCGGATGTACCGGGTCGCCGCCGCGCTGGAGAGCGCCGTCGGCACGTTCACCCCACCGGCACTGTGAGGCAGGAGCACCGATGACCACGACACTGCCCGCGTACGAGGATGTCGTCGCGCGCTACGAGCCGGTGATCG
Protein-coding regions in this window:
- the gatA gene encoding Asp-tRNA(Asn)/Glu-tRNA(Gln) amidotransferase subunit GatA, with amino-acid sequence MTDLTRLTAVEIAALVAAGETSAVEVTRAHLDRIAEVDDRVHAFLHVDTDGALAAARAVDARRSAGEPLGPLAGVPVAVKDVLTTKGVPTTVGSRILEGWRPPYDSTIVRRLREAGTVMLGKTNMDEFAMGSSTEYSAYGPSRNPWDTDRIPGGSGGGSAAALAAYEAPLAIGSDTGGSIRQPGAVTGTVGAKPTYGGTSRYGLVAFSSSLDTPGPCARTVLDAALLHEVIGGHDPRDSTSIPAPVPGVVAAAKLGATGDLTGVRLGIVTEFTGEGAEPGVLAAFRESVDALAKLGAEIVEVSCPNFTYALPAYYLIAPSECSSNLARFDGVRFGLRVGDDGNRSLEEVMSMTREAGFGPEVKRRIMIGTYALSSGYYDAYYGQAQKVRTLITRDFTAAFERVDALISPTTPSVAFPLGARTADPYQMYLADLYTIPTNLYGGPGISVPCGLSDGLPVGLQVMAPTMADDRMYRVAAALESAVGTFTPPAL